One genomic region from Leptolyngbyaceae cyanobacterium JSC-12 encodes:
- a CDS encoding putative bicarbonate transporter, IctB family (IMG reference gene:2510097048~PFAM: O-Antigen ligase~TIGRFAM: putative bicarbonate transporter, IctB family), translated as MNSVWQTLTLSTLPLQQWLRSSYLHYPIGRLQTWRKGSWLMRWAEPIGGVLAMLVFALAPFVNNTLTGLLLGACGVYWVLLTVSDDGSQGSEVRSQESGGKASFATPIHLLVGLYWSIAVVATALSPVKKEALIGLQKLTLYLLFFALLARVLRSPRIRSWVITVFLLAALAVSVYGLQQWTLGTSALATWVDPESPLSKTTRVYSYLGNPNLLAGYLVPAVVFSIVAGFAWKGWMCKALAVVMTAVNGACLILTFSRGGWIGLVFSLFVSLLLLAHWWSVYLPRFWRTWALPMVLGTATVVVLVAVVVVEPLRDRVGSMFAGRGDSSNNFRINVWMAVIDMIKDRPLLGIGPGNNAFNKIYPLYQRPRFSALSAYSIILEVAVETGIIGLICFLWLIFVALSQGWMALNCLRASQSREGYWLIGAIASLFGMFGHGMVDTVLYRPEVNTLWWLMFALVASYYSNICLSDGKIVKTEQIL; from the coding sequence ATGAACTCGGTCTGGCAAACTCTTACTTTGTCTACTCTGCCCCTGCAACAGTGGCTGCGTTCCAGCTATTTGCACTATCCCATTGGGCGACTGCAAACCTGGCGCAAGGGCAGTTGGCTGATGCGTTGGGCAGAACCAATTGGGGGCGTGTTGGCGATGCTAGTGTTCGCCTTGGCTCCTTTTGTGAACAATACGCTGACTGGGCTGTTGCTTGGTGCCTGCGGAGTTTATTGGGTACTGCTAACGGTTTCGGATGATGGGAGTCAGGGGTCGGAAGTCAGGAGTCAGGAATCAGGTGGTAAAGCCTCCTTCGCAACCCCGATCCACTTACTGGTGGGGCTGTATTGGTCGATCGCAGTAGTTGCCACGGCACTCTCTCCAGTTAAGAAAGAGGCATTGATTGGTTTACAAAAGCTAACGTTATATTTATTGTTTTTTGCATTGTTGGCGCGGGTATTGCGATCGCCACGCATTCGTTCCTGGGTAATTACCGTGTTTTTGCTGGCGGCATTAGCGGTGAGTGTCTACGGCTTGCAGCAATGGACATTGGGCACCAGTGCTCTGGCGACCTGGGTTGATCCAGAGTCACCTCTTTCTAAAACAACACGGGTTTACAGTTATTTAGGTAACCCAAACCTGCTGGCAGGTTATCTGGTGCCTGCGGTGGTGTTTAGCATCGTCGCAGGCTTTGCCTGGAAGGGCTGGATGTGTAAGGCTCTAGCAGTTGTTATGACGGCGGTGAATGGTGCGTGCTTAATTTTGACATTCAGCCGGGGTGGTTGGATTGGATTAGTCTTTTCGCTGTTTGTCTCGTTACTGCTGCTGGCACATTGGTGGAGTGTTTATTTGCCGCGCTTCTGGCGGACCTGGGCATTGCCAATGGTGTTGGGAACAGCGACGGTCGTTGTCTTAGTGGCAGTGGTGGTAGTAGAGCCGCTACGTGATCGCGTGGGCAGTATGTTTGCGGGGCGGGGTGACAGTAGCAACAACTTCCGAATCAACGTCTGGATGGCAGTGATTGACATGATTAAGGACCGTCCGCTCTTGGGAATCGGTCCTGGCAATAACGCCTTTAACAAGATTTATCCCCTGTATCAACGTCCTCGCTTCTCTGCATTGAGCGCCTACTCGATCATTTTGGAAGTGGCGGTTGAAACGGGCATCATTGGGTTGATTTGTTTTCTCTGGTTGATTTTTGTTGCCCTGTCGCAAGGCTGGATGGCATTGAATTGTTTACGAGCATCTCAAAGTCGGGAGGGCTATTGGCTAATTGGTGCGATCGCAAGTTTATTTGGCATGTTTGGGCATGGCATGGTAGACACCGTTCTCTACCGCCCTGAAGTCAATACT
- a CDS encoding Protein of unknown function (DUF3386) (IMG reference gene:2510097049~PFAM: Protein of unknown function (DUF3386)), which translates to MTVTQVSAQELFQAAYENRYTWNSAFPGYSADVTLTMDGETFTGTARVNADLSAEVFGVDDEQAKKLIHGQLWETSIHRVRRPFEQTHGENTFTYGETDESGAVEILMGGKAKGDRYKVRNNEVILVHRHIHGVVVTINTFSTQKTDEGYLSHTYDSVYHDPKTGEQKGGRSEFEDTYEKVGDYYILSRRVIRTETNGKLSTQDFVFSNIQLLEPQAA; encoded by the coding sequence ATGACGGTAACACAGGTATCGGCTCAGGAGTTGTTTCAGGCTGCTTACGAAAATCGCTACACCTGGAATAGTGCCTTCCCTGGTTATAGTGCAGATGTAACTTTGACTATGGATGGTGAGACATTCACAGGAACTGCTCGTGTAAATGCAGACCTTTCTGCGGAAGTGTTTGGTGTGGATGATGAGCAAGCGAAAAAGCTAATTCATGGACAACTCTGGGAGACATCGATTCACCGGGTTCGTCGTCCATTTGAGCAGACTCATGGTGAAAATACCTTCACTTACGGGGAAACGGATGAGTCAGGTGCGGTTGAAATTTTGATGGGTGGTAAGGCGAAGGGCGATCGCTACAAAGTGCGAAATAATGAAGTGATCTTGGTTCATCGTCACATTCATGGCGTTGTCGTCACGATCAACACCTTCAGCACCCAAAAAACGGATGAAGGCTACCTGTCTCATACCTACGATTCCGTTTACCACGACCCCAAAACAGGTGAACAAAAAGGGGGGCGAAGTGAATTTGAGGATACCTACGAGAAAGTTGGCGACTACTATATCTTGAGTCGCCGTGTAATCCGCACAGAAACCAACGGAAAACTCTCTACTCAAGACTTTGTCTTCTCTAATATTCAATTGTTGGAACCCCAGGCAGCATAA
- a CDS encoding hypothetical protein (IMG reference gene:2510097050) gives MLPLVLNEHQVNLFNFYWAGEVRIGMRHGTSLYGQVSTFARSQRAEAYHCANQLAQAGRSVTITVSHHHYKVWVCLRSCETLPSIDLWTAIASPSS, from the coding sequence ATGCTTCCTCTGGTTTTGAATGAACATCAAGTGAATTTATTCAACTTCTACTGGGCTGGAGAAGTTCGGATAGGTATGCGCCATGGAACATCTTTATACGGGCAGGTGAGCACCTTTGCCAGATCTCAACGAGCAGAAGCTTACCATTGTGCCAATCAACTTGCTCAAGCCGGACGTTCGGTTACGATCACGGTTTCACATCACCATTACAAAGTTTGGGTCTGTTTAAGATCTTGTGAAACACTGCCTAGCATTGACCTATGGACTGCGATCGCATCCCCCTCCAGCTAA
- a CDS encoding amino acid/amide ABC transporter membrane protein 2, HAAT family (IMG reference gene:2510097051~PFAM: Branched-chain amino acid transport system / permease component): MADFFSTYGFLIVSMLLGAMLGLSLYLPLMAGQLSLASPGFYALGGYIAAILSTKVFGVSPGQLFPIPLLLLEMLLAAVLSGLLGMAVGIPALRLRGIYLAIATIAFVEILRIVCLNLDITGGAVGIFGIPQPFVQPIEYLWIALPLLLLSMGFFYRLERIRVGRAFTAIREDELAADSMGINPTYFKVLAFTLGAILAGMVGAVSAHFLNTWNTRQGTFDASIVILTFVLIGGSRTFLGPVLGGMVFTALPEILRATADIPSLPLWLSQFLRDGRLIIFGLLIVVGTIFFPQGLVSPGLLKRQKSVLKVSDE, encoded by the coding sequence ATGGCTGATTTCTTCTCAACCTATGGATTTCTGATTGTCTCAATGTTACTGGGAGCAATGTTGGGATTATCGCTTTATTTGCCATTGATGGCAGGGCAGTTATCACTGGCAAGTCCTGGATTTTATGCGTTGGGAGGATATATCGCTGCCATTTTATCAACCAAAGTTTTTGGTGTTTCACCAGGGCAATTGTTTCCTATCCCACTGCTACTACTGGAAATGTTGCTTGCAGCAGTCCTGTCAGGATTGTTAGGGATGGCAGTGGGGATTCCAGCGTTGAGGTTACGGGGAATTTACCTGGCGATCGCTACCATTGCCTTCGTCGAAATTTTGCGAATCGTTTGTCTCAATTTAGATATCACTGGTGGAGCCGTTGGTATTTTTGGTATTCCCCAACCGTTTGTTCAACCGATTGAATATCTCTGGATTGCGTTGCCACTCTTACTGTTGAGTATGGGGTTCTTCTACCGCCTAGAACGTATCCGAGTGGGGCGAGCTTTCACTGCAATTCGAGAAGACGAACTTGCTGCTGATTCTATGGGAATTAACCCTACATACTTTAAGGTATTGGCATTTACACTGGGTGCCATTTTAGCGGGTATGGTGGGAGCAGTGAGTGCCCATTTTCTCAATACCTGGAATACTCGGCAGGGAACCTTTGACGCCAGTATCGTAATTCTCACGTTTGTGCTGATCGGAGGTTCTCGAACATTTTTGGGTCCGGTTTTAGGGGGGATGGTATTTACAGCATTGCCGGAAATTTTACGGGCAACGGCAGATATACCAAGTTTGCCGTTGTGGCTTTCTCAGTTTCTACGGGATGGGCGCTTGATTATTTTTGGATTACTAATTGTTGTGGGTACTATCTTTTTCCCGCAGGGGCTGGTGTCGCCAGGATTGCTTAAGCGCCAGAAGAGTGTTCTTAAAGTATCAGATGAGTAA
- a CDS encoding glycosyl transferase (IMG reference gene:2510097052~PFAM: Glycosyl transferase family 2), which produces MSVEQQLPTFSIILETENLANADLKGLVDSLASLVNQDVPLTQAKEVLLIDSGDASPELLRQLCDHYSWIKIHPAPASTGYYKAKMLGASLATGDIVVYADSDCVYGPHWLRTILETFMQGDHIQVVAGETTTRGRGPYGTAMAMTYIFPQYSGKTDVAPTSQYFLNNVAFRREFLLKNPIPAELPLYRGNCVIHIEHLKQNGHTIWLNPAACATHAPPNGLSHFFWRFLLIGHDYYWQRRLIQERSQVPDTKGQRAEAFPIPNSPSLLLDRDPTVSGFGRKLQVASDRLSRLFINNPRHILYFPFAIPIMLVSVLLIYAGYWITRLKPDYLLKTYDHILDT; this is translated from the coding sequence ATGTCAGTAGAGCAACAATTACCAACGTTTTCAATCATTCTGGAAACGGAGAATTTGGCGAATGCCGACCTGAAGGGGTTGGTGGATTCGTTAGCTTCCTTAGTCAATCAAGATGTGCCGCTGACTCAAGCAAAGGAAGTCTTGTTGATTGATAGCGGGGATGCGTCGCCAGAGTTGTTGAGACAACTATGCGATCACTATTCCTGGATCAAAATTCATCCGGCTCCCGCGTCCACAGGGTACTACAAAGCCAAAATGTTGGGTGCCAGCTTGGCAACTGGGGATATTGTCGTTTATGCCGATTCGGATTGTGTGTATGGACCACATTGGCTGCGAACTATCCTCGAAACCTTCATGCAGGGAGATCATATTCAGGTCGTTGCTGGTGAAACAACGACCCGTGGGCGTGGCCCTTACGGCACAGCAATGGCGATGACTTATATCTTTCCTCAATATTCTGGCAAAACCGACGTTGCTCCAACGTCCCAGTATTTTCTCAATAATGTTGCTTTTCGCCGCGAGTTTCTTCTGAAAAATCCTATTCCAGCAGAACTACCCCTTTATCGGGGGAACTGCGTTATCCACATTGAGCACTTGAAGCAAAACGGACATACGATTTGGTTAAATCCTGCTGCCTGTGCTACTCATGCCCCTCCGAATGGACTCTCTCACTTTTTCTGGAGGTTTTTGTTAATTGGGCATGATTACTACTGGCAGAGGCGGTTGATTCAGGAGAGAAGTCAGGTACCAGATACCAAGGGGCAGCGGGCAGAAGCATTTCCCATCCCCAATTCTCCATCCCTCTTGCTTGATCGCGATCCAACCGTGTCAGGATTTGGCAGAAAGTTACAGGTAGCAAGCGATCGCCTCAGTCGCCTCTTCATCAACAATCCACGTCACATCCTGTACTTTCCTTTTGCCATTCCAATCATGCTGGTTTCCGTGCTGTTAATTTACGCTGGATACTGGATTACTCGCCTCAAGCCTGACTACTTGCTGAAAACATACGATCATATTCTCGATACCTAA
- a CDS encoding Fe-S oxidoreductase (IMG reference gene:2510097053~PFAM: Radical SAM superfamily; B12 binding domain) produces the protein MTATLPPIEQSLNFDQMAEPGLRSHRTSYVPRNKRRVLCVFPKYSRSFGTFHHAYPLTRGVKAFMPPQGILVAAAYLPEEWEVRFVDENIRPARKRDYQWADVVITSGMHIQRPQINQINEMAHRYGKITVVGGPSVSGCPEYYPDFDLLHIGELGDAMDKLIEHLDNTIERPDQQIRFETRDRLPLDEFPIPAYHLLNLNQYFIANVQFSSGCPYRCEFCDIPELYGRNPRLKTPQQVLAELDAMLESGNPGAVYFVDDNFVGNRRAVMELLPHLIEWQKKNGYPVQFACEATLNMAQSPKLLEMMREAYFGTVFCGIETPDPDALKSISKDQNLSIPILDAIKTLNSYGLEVVSGIILGLDTDTPETCDRILEFIRLSNIPMLTINLLYALPKTPLWRRLEQEGRLNFEEGRESNVEFLMPYEDVLAMWKRCITTAYEPKFLFERFAYQCEHTYPNRIKPPKSAARVNKENVRRGLTMMAKLFWHAGVISSYRDTFWKMAKPEIKKGKIERLLSVGLVAHHLIEFTKECSKGIESASFYSQKVRKQ, from the coding sequence ATGACGGCGACGTTACCCCCCATTGAACAGTCGCTTAATTTCGATCAGATGGCTGAGCCAGGCTTGCGATCGCACCGAACCTCTTACGTACCCCGAAATAAACGACGAGTTTTGTGTGTATTTCCTAAGTACAGTCGGTCATTTGGCACGTTTCATCATGCCTACCCGCTGACTCGCGGCGTTAAAGCCTTTATGCCACCTCAAGGCATTTTAGTTGCTGCGGCATATTTGCCAGAAGAATGGGAAGTGCGCTTTGTGGACGAAAATATTCGACCCGCTCGTAAGCGAGACTACCAGTGGGCAGATGTGGTGATTACCAGCGGTATGCACATTCAGCGTCCTCAAATTAATCAAATTAATGAGATGGCGCATAGGTATGGCAAAATCACGGTTGTCGGTGGACCTTCAGTATCGGGATGCCCAGAGTACTACCCTGATTTTGATTTGCTGCACATTGGCGAACTGGGCGATGCGATGGATAAGCTGATTGAGCATTTAGATAACACGATTGAGCGCCCAGATCAGCAAATTCGGTTTGAAACCCGCGATCGCCTACCCCTGGATGAGTTTCCCATTCCTGCCTATCACCTGCTTAACCTGAACCAATATTTCATCGCGAACGTGCAGTTTTCTAGTGGGTGCCCCTATCGCTGTGAGTTTTGCGACATTCCCGAACTGTATGGACGCAATCCCCGCTTAAAAACGCCTCAGCAAGTTTTGGCAGAACTGGATGCGATGCTGGAGTCAGGCAATCCGGGAGCGGTGTATTTTGTGGATGACAATTTTGTGGGGAATCGTCGTGCTGTTATGGAATTGTTGCCGCATCTGATTGAGTGGCAAAAGAAAAATGGCTATCCGGTGCAATTTGCCTGCGAAGCGACATTGAACATGGCGCAAAGTCCCAAGTTATTGGAAATGATGCGGGAAGCCTATTTTGGCACTGTTTTTTGTGGCATTGAAACCCCTGACCCGGATGCACTCAAGTCAATTTCTAAAGATCAGAACCTCAGCATTCCCATTCTCGATGCGATTAAAACTCTCAACAGCTATGGGTTAGAAGTGGTATCAGGAATTATTTTAGGGCTAGATACCGATACGCCGGAGACCTGCGATCGCATCCTGGAATTCATTCGCCTCTCCAATATTCCCATGCTCACGATCAACCTGCTCTATGCCCTGCCCAAAACCCCTCTCTGGCGGAGATTAGAGCAAGAAGGGCGACTCAACTTTGAAGAAGGGCGCGAATCCAATGTGGAATTTCTCATGCCTTATGAAGATGTGCTGGCAATGTGGAAACGCTGCATTACCACCGCTTATGAACCCAAATTCTTGTTTGAACGGTTTGCTTACCAGTGTGAACATACCTACCCTAACCGGATCAAACCACCTAAGAGTGCGGCACGTGTGAATAAAGAGAACGTGCGGCGTGGGCTAACCATGATGGCAAAACTGTTCTGGCACGCAGGCGTAATCAGCAGCTACCGCGACACCTTCTGGAAAATGGCAAAACCCGAAATCAAAAAGGGCAAAATTGAGCGGTTATTGAGTGTGGGACTGGTTGCCCATCACTTAATTGAGTTCACCAAAGAATGCTCCAAAGGGATTGAATCTGCATCCTTCTATTCTCAGAAAGTCCGAAAGCAGTAG
- a CDS encoding Phycobilisome protein,Phycobilisome Linker polypeptide (IMG reference gene:2510097054~PFAM: Phycobilisome protein; Phycobilisome Linker polypeptide), giving the protein MSVKASGGSSVARPNLYQTLAVSTISQAEQQDRFLGRGELDELSNYFNSGLKRLEIAETLTRNSDIIVSRAANSIFVGGSPMAFLEKPAEAPAMTMGGVVMTTQEAMKLGTVTYADTKSGPGFLDGLRSIFVGGAEGGPTPAGFRPINIARYGPSNMQKSLRDLSWFLRYTTYAIVAGDPNIIAVNTRGLREIIERACSGEATIVALQKMKAAALSYFRNDAEGDAIVRQYFDVLITEFKAPTPSNKLRQRPSNDLQGLQLPQIYFNAAERRPKYAMKPGLSASEKNEVVKAAYRQVFERDITRAYSLTISDLESKVKNGEISMKEFIRRLAKSPLYRKNFFEPYINSRALELAFRHILGRGPSSREEVQKYFAIVSSGGLSALVDALVDSQEYADYFGEETVPYLRGLGQEAQECRNWGPQQDLFKYSAPFRKVPQFITTFAAYDRPLPDQHVYGSGNDPLEIQFGAIFPKEKKNPSTSPAPFGKDTRRILINRGPGINNQLSNPSARGVAPGSLGPKVFKLDQIPSYTGTFSKRGGDTKGISVKYAESSTQAVIRAAYLQVFGRDVYEGQRLKVDEIKLENGEITVREFIRRLAKSNLFRSLYWTPLYVTKAVEYIHRRLLGRPTYGRQEINAYFDISAKKGFYALVDAMIDSMEYAETFGEDTVPYERYLTPGGLALRSVRLGAIADKGARVVQEETPRFVELGIATGMRTEPDIQFRINQGVSKKRQQTKAFKLTQLTDKANLETVIGAAYRQIFERDIAPYIVKNEFSELESKLGNGEITVKEFIQGLGASGLYIKEFYTPYPNTKVIELGTKHFLGRAPLDQAEIRKYNQILATEGLKSFISAMVDSQEYAQAFGEDTVPFNRYLTLPAANFPNTQKLYNTLTKQNKNLVVPSFEPVKARMDATKMPLMSKAMADLAAQARQMDKTKPLFIELGRSFNNGDGQSVEVGVGTTRRKPARIYRMNPGMSQAETESVINAIYVQVMDVFSGQVPAQFRRSDLESKLRNGEISVREFVRTLASSDIYVRRFYTPYPNTKVIEFLFRHLLGRAPATQAEIRQYNKLLADSGLKAAVEAMVESAEYSRYFGEDVVPYKRFPNLPAGNYLGSVKADSDLVKQSWSSLSPSYLTGR; this is encoded by the coding sequence ATGAGTGTTAAAGCAAGCGGTGGAAGCTCAGTTGCGCGCCCGAACCTTTACCAAACTCTAGCTGTTTCGACCATTTCTCAGGCTGAACAACAAGATCGATTCCTGGGACGAGGCGAATTGGATGAGTTATCAAACTATTTCAACTCTGGCTTGAAGCGCCTGGAAATTGCAGAAACGCTCACTCGCAATTCCGACATCATTGTGTCACGGGCTGCCAATAGCATTTTCGTCGGTGGTTCTCCAATGGCGTTTTTGGAGAAGCCTGCTGAAGCCCCAGCGATGACAATGGGCGGGGTTGTGATGACCACGCAAGAAGCGATGAAACTGGGTACGGTGACCTATGCCGATACGAAGAGTGGTCCTGGTTTTTTAGATGGACTGCGATCCATTTTTGTGGGGGGTGCTGAGGGTGGACCGACCCCAGCTGGGTTCAGACCGATTAACATCGCCCGCTATGGTCCCAGTAATATGCAGAAATCACTGCGCGACCTGAGTTGGTTCCTGCGCTACACAACATATGCGATCGTGGCGGGTGACCCCAATATCATTGCGGTTAATACTCGTGGTTTGCGGGAAATTATTGAGCGAGCCTGCTCGGGTGAGGCAACGATCGTTGCGTTACAGAAAATGAAGGCGGCGGCATTGAGTTATTTCCGTAATGATGCCGAAGGCGATGCGATCGTTCGTCAATATTTTGATGTTTTAATCACAGAATTTAAGGCACCAACCCCCTCAAATAAGCTGCGTCAGCGTCCTTCTAACGATTTGCAAGGGTTACAATTGCCTCAAATCTACTTCAATGCAGCAGAGCGTCGTCCCAAGTACGCGATGAAACCTGGGCTATCTGCTTCTGAGAAAAATGAAGTGGTAAAGGCGGCTTATCGGCAGGTATTTGAGCGAGATATTACCCGTGCCTACTCGCTGACTATTTCTGATCTGGAATCGAAGGTTAAAAATGGCGAGATTTCGATGAAGGAGTTCATCCGTCGTCTGGCGAAGTCTCCCCTGTACCGTAAGAACTTTTTTGAGCCGTATATCAATAGCCGCGCACTGGAATTGGCGTTTCGCCATATTCTGGGTCGGGGACCTAGTTCCCGGGAAGAGGTGCAGAAGTATTTTGCGATCGTCTCCAGTGGTGGTTTGTCTGCTCTGGTAGATGCATTGGTTGATTCTCAGGAATACGCTGATTACTTCGGTGAGGAAACTGTTCCTTACCTGCGCGGTTTAGGTCAAGAAGCGCAAGAATGTCGTAACTGGGGACCACAACAAGATTTGTTCAAGTACAGTGCCCCTTTCCGCAAAGTTCCACAGTTTATTACGACCTTTGCTGCTTATGATCGCCCCTTGCCCGATCAGCACGTATATGGTTCTGGCAATGATCCGCTGGAAATCCAGTTTGGTGCTATCTTCCCGAAAGAGAAGAAGAACCCTAGCACCAGCCCTGCCCCCTTTGGTAAGGACACTCGCCGGATCTTGATTAATCGAGGTCCTGGCATCAATAACCAACTCAGCAACCCTAGTGCGCGAGGTGTCGCTCCGGGTTCGTTGGGACCTAAAGTGTTTAAGTTGGATCAAATTCCCAGTTACACAGGTACCTTCTCTAAGCGTGGCGGCGACACCAAAGGGATCAGCGTTAAGTATGCTGAAAGTTCGACACAGGCTGTAATTCGGGCAGCCTACTTGCAGGTCTTTGGTCGTGATGTTTACGAGGGTCAGCGACTCAAAGTAGACGAGATCAAGCTGGAGAATGGTGAAATTACGGTTCGTGAGTTTATCCGTCGTTTAGCCAAGTCTAATCTCTTCCGCAGTCTCTATTGGACTCCTCTATACGTTACAAAAGCGGTTGAGTATATCCATCGCCGTTTGCTGGGTCGCCCAACTTATGGTCGGCAAGAAATCAACGCTTATTTTGATATCAGTGCAAAGAAAGGCTTCTATGCATTGGTTGATGCGATGATTGACAGCATGGAATATGCCGAAACTTTTGGTGAAGATACGGTTCCCTACGAACGTTATCTAACTCCGGGTGGCTTGGCATTGCGGTCTGTGCGGTTGGGTGCGATCGCTGACAAAGGGGCGAGGGTTGTTCAGGAAGAAACGCCTCGATTTGTGGAACTTGGTATTGCCACTGGTATGCGGACGGAGCCTGACATTCAGTTCCGCATCAATCAAGGGGTCAGTAAGAAACGACAACAAACTAAAGCCTTCAAGCTTACCCAGTTGACTGACAAAGCGAATCTGGAAACGGTGATTGGGGCTGCTTATCGCCAGATTTTCGAGCGCGATATCGCTCCTTACATTGTCAAGAATGAGTTCTCTGAATTAGAGAGCAAACTTGGCAACGGCGAAATCACCGTGAAAGAATTCATCCAGGGCTTGGGAGCTTCTGGGTTGTACATCAAGGAGTTCTATACCCCATACCCCAACACCAAAGTGATTGAATTGGGTACGAAACACTTCCTGGGTCGGGCACCGCTAGATCAGGCTGAAATTCGCAAATATAACCAAATTCTGGCAACCGAAGGGTTGAAGAGTTTCATTAGCGCAATGGTAGATAGTCAGGAATATGCACAAGCATTTGGGGAAGATACGGTGCCATTCAACCGTTACCTTACTCTGCCAGCCGCAAACTTCCCGAATACCCAAAAGCTCTATAACACGCTGACCAAGCAAAACAAAAATCTGGTTGTACCCAGTTTTGAGCCAGTCAAAGCTCGGATGGATGCTACCAAGATGCCGCTGATGAGCAAAGCAATGGCAGATCTGGCTGCACAAGCTCGTCAGATGGATAAGACCAAGCCATTATTCATTGAACTGGGTCGTTCCTTTAACAATGGGGATGGTCAGTCGGTGGAAGTGGGTGTTGGTACGACTCGCCGCAAGCCTGCTCGCATCTATCGGATGAATCCAGGGATGTCTCAAGCTGAAACTGAATCGGTTATCAATGCGATTTATGTTCAGGTGATGGATGTGTTCAGCGGTCAGGTGCCAGCGCAGTTCCGTCGTTCTGATCTAGAGAGTAAACTCCGCAATGGCGAAATCTCCGTGCGGGAATTTGTGCGGACGCTGGCAAGCTCTGACATCTATGTTCGTCGCTTCTATACTCCATATCCCAACACGAAAGTGATTGAATTCTTGTTCCGGCATTTGTTGGGGCGGGCACCTGCAACGCAGGCAGAGATTCGCCAGTACAACAAACTCCTAGCGGATAGCGGCTTGAAGGCTGCTGTTGAAGCGATGGTTGAAAGTGCTGAATACTCTCGCTACTTTGGCGAGGATGTAGTGCCCTACAAGCGTTTCCCTAACTTACCCGCTGGGAATTACCTGGGCAGTGTGAAGGCAGATTCAGACTTGGTGAAACAATCCTGGTCGAGCTTGTCGCCTTCTTACCTGACAGGGCGCTAA